Within Pseudomonas brassicacearum, the genomic segment AGTCGACGCTCGGCACCGCCGCGCCCAAGGGAAACACCCCTTCGCGGCGCGACTCGACCAAAACTTGCTGGATGATGCTGCTGCGCGTCACCAGCCCTGGACGCTCTACCCGGGCAATGTCTGGCGTCGGCGCCGTCAGGGCGGGCGTCTGGTGCACGTAGTAGCCCGACTGCGGCCGTGCGCGAATCAGCCCCTGATCTTCAAGGTTGGCGTAGGCCTGCAACACCGTGGCATGGCTGACATTGAGCTGCGAGCTCATCTTGCGCACCGAAGGCACGCGTTCACCGGGCTGATACACACCGCGCCGGATGTCTTCAGCCAGCTGTTGAGCAATACGTTGATAGAGCAGAAGGTTGGTCATGACGCAGCACTCGATTTCACGGGCATTTTATTCTTGTCGGAAACGATACCGGAACAGTTTAGAAGTGTACTGGGACAGTTGCCAGATTACTCGACAGTACAGTGGAGTGACAGCTCTAACTGTACTCGTCATGCATCGATTGCAGGGCCAAAAAAACCCGGCGCCTTTTACAGGGGCCGGGTTTTCCAGTGACGCAGCCCTCAGCGGGCGGCGCCGAGCTGGCCTTTTTCGTCGGAGAACACAATTTCAACGCGACGGTTCTGTGCCCGGCCACGCTCGGAGGCGTTGACGTCTACCGGGTATTGATCACCGTAGCCTTCGACCTGGATACGTTTTTCGTCTATCCCCAGGTCCACCAGCACATCCGCCACCGCTTGCGCGCGGTCGCGAGACAGCTTGAGGTTTTCCTGCTTGCCGCCGGTGCTATCGGTGTACCCCTCGATACGGACCACGCGCTTGGGGTTGAGCTGCAGGAACTGCACGATCTTGAGCACGACCCGGTTGGCCGAACTCTTCAGTTCCGCTTCGCCGGTGTCGAACAGCACGTCACCCAAGGTCATCACCAAACCGCGATCGGTTTGTGTGGTCGCCATCGCCATGATCTGTTCTTCAAGCCATTTGCCCTGCTGCTGCACGCTCAGCAATTTGGATTCACGCAGGGCCAGTTGCAGTCGCTGGCGTTCCAGTTCGAGTTTCGCCGCGCGTTCTTCGTTGAGCACCTGGTTGCTGTGCTCCCGGGCGATCGCACTGTAGCGCTGGCTCAGGTAGGCGTAATGCTGCACATCTTCGCCGCTGCCCCAATAGCTGGACAAACGATCGGCACGGGCCAGGGATTCGCCAGCGCGGATCACGTCCCGGGGCGCGGCACGCAAGACGTTGGCGTCTTCCTTGACCTTCTGGAAGTCGGTGCTGGCCTGCTCCAGCGCCGCTTCACTGCGCTGGCCGGCGCAGCCATACAAGCTGGCCAGGCCGGCGAGGACCAGGCCGCCCAATACGTGGGAGTGCTTCATTGGGCATCCTCCCGCAACTGTTTGCGCAAGCGCTTGATGCGGGTGTCGAGCACGTTCAGTTGCTCCTGGCTCTTGAGGGTCAGCACCTTCGCTTCGGCCAGGCGGGCGTCCAGTTCGGCCTGTTCGGCCCGCATGCGCGCCTTCTTGTAGGATTCGTCGGCCATGTTGGATTTGGCGCGGGCGAATTTTTCTTCAGCCAGTTTCAATTCGGGCACTTCGTCGGCAGTGGCGCCAACGGCCCGGGCTTGCTCCAGTGCCTGTTCGGTCAGGCGGATCTGTTCATTCGGCGCTGGATCGGCTGCGCAACCCGCCAGAGCCAGAACGGCCAGGGCAGCGAAAAGAGGTCGAATAGTCACTAATGTTCCCTACTGTTTTGGGGCGCTGACAGATGGCTGCAACTGTGTATTCCAACGCTCGAGATTGCGTTGCAACACAGCCTCCACCAGGCCGGACGCGGCCAATTCTGTCATCTTTTGCGCCAGCTGTCCGCGTAACCATGGGTCATTGCAGGCGGAGTTATGGGAAATCGCGAGAAACAGCCCGGGTTTGTCCACCGGTTGCGGTGCGGCTTGCAGGTCGTTGGCCATCCCCAGTGTCTGCGCCATTGCCAGGCCCGAGTAGCGCCCCGCCAGGACATATTCCACCTCGCCCAGCAGCAGTTTCTGAAAGGCCTGGGTCAGGTTGGGCGTGCGCACCAGGGACAATTGCTGCTCGGCAAAGACGCCGAATCCCTGGGTCATTCGGGCCTTTTCCGACAAGGCCCCGGGATGACCGTGAAGGTCTGTGGGCTGGTTGATGACCAGCGTCGAGTCCTTGCGGGTCCAGACCAGGTGATCGTTTTCGAGCAAGGGCGGATGAACGTAATCCATCACTTCAAGCCCGCTGGTCGTCAACGGAGCGTCGGTGAGCAGGTCCATGCGACCACTGCGCACTTCGTCCAACGCCTGAGCGCGCTTGCCGGCATACAGCAGTTCGATCTTGATCCCCAGTTCTTGCGCGACGTGCGCCAGCAGGTCGGCACCGGCGCCAATCAAGTGCTTGGGGTCCTGAGGGTCCTGCCAGAGATAGGGCGGCGCATCCGGGCTGCCGGTGGCGATCAGTCGTTCACATTTGCCGGCGGCGACAGACAGGCCTGGCACGAGCGCCAACGTCCACAGCAACGACCAGCCAGCCAAACGGCTCAGATCCATGGCAATACGCTCCTCTGATGCGCAAATAAAAAGCCCGGCCAAAGGGCCGGGCTCTTTATAAGTGAAGACGCGGGATTAGACCAGCTTCTCCAGCTCAGGGATGGCTTCGAACAAGTCCGCGACAAGGCCGTAGTCGGCCACCTGGAAGATCGGCGCTTCTTCATCCTTGTTGATCGCAACGATCACCTTGGAGTCTTTCATGCCGGCCAGGTGCTGGATCGCGCCGGAGATACCGACGGCGATGTACAGCTGTGGCGCAACGATCTTGCCGGTCTGGCCGACCTGCATGTCGTTGGGTACGAAACCAGCGTCGACCGCGGCGCGGGAGGCGCCGACGGCGGCACCCAGCTTGTCGGCAAGGGCGTACAGGTGCTTGAAGTTGTCACCGTTCTGCATGCCACGGCCGCCGGAAACGACGATCTTGGCGGCGGTCAGTTCAGGACGATCGGACTTGGCCAGTTCTTCGTTGACGAAGCTGGAGATGCCGGCGTCGTGGGTAGCGCCTACCGCTTCAACAGCAGCCGAACCACCTTCTGCGGCAACCGGGTCGAAACCGGTGGCGCGGACGGTGATGACCTTGACCGCAGCGCTCGATTGCACGGTGGCAATGGCGTTGCCGGCGTAGATCGGACGCTTGAAGGTATCGGCGCTTTCTACCGAGATAATTTCGGAGATCTGGTCGACGTCCAGTGCAGCGGCCACGCGCGGCAGGATGTTCTTGCCGTTGGAGGTGGCTGCAGCCAGGATGTGGCTGTAGCCCTTGCCCAGCTCGGCTACCAGTGGCGCGACGTTTTCCGGCAGTTGGTGAGCGTAGGCGGCGTTGTCAGCCGACAGCACTTTGGCCACGCCAGCGATTTTCGCAGCGGCTTCAGCCACGGCGCCAGCGCCCTGGCCAGCCACCAGCACGTGAATATCGCCACCGATTTTAGCGGCAGCAGCAACGGTGTTCAGCGTAGCCGGAGCCAGCGCCTTGTTATCGTGTTCGGCGATTACCAAGATAGTCATATCAGATTACCTTCGCTTCGTTTTTCAGTTTCTCGACCAGTTCAGCCACCGACTTGACCTTGATGCCCGCGCTGCGTGCAGCCGGCGCTTCGACCTTGAGGGTCTTGTTGGTGGAGGCGGTGGAAACGCCCAAAGCGTCAGGCGTCAGCACTTCAAGCGGCTTCTTCTTGGCTTTCATGATGTTTGGCAGCGACGCATAACGCGGCTCGTTCAAACGCAGGTCGGTGGTGACGATCGCTGGCAGTTTCAGGGAAACGGTCTGCGCGCCGCCGTCGATCTCGCGGGTCACGGCAACGCTGTCGCCGGACACTTCGACCTTGGACGCGAAGGTGCCCTGACCGTAGCCGCTCAATGCCGCGAGCATCTGGCCGGTCTGGTTGTTGTCGCTGTCGATGGCCTGCTTGCCGAGGATCACCAGCGATGGCTGTTCCTTGTCGACTACGGCCTTGAGCAGCTTGGCCACGGCCAGGGAGGTCAGGTCTTCGGCGGATTCGACGAGGATGGCGCGATCGGCACCCAGTGCCAGCGCGGTGCGCAGTTGTTCCTGGGCGGTGGTCGGGCCGATGGAGACGACGACGATCTCAGTCGCCACGCCTTTTTCCTTCAGGCGCACGGCTTCTTCTACGGCGATTTCGCAGAAAGGGTTCATCGACATCTTGACGTTGGCGAGGTCGACGCCGGAGTTGTCCGCCTTGACGCGAACCTTGACGTTATAGTCGACCACTCGTTTGACAGCTACAAGAACCTTCATGGATTCCTCGTTACTCTCCGGTGAAAAAAAGTCGCCTAGGCGAACCTGGCGGTTGATGCTCATGGGCGCAAGGGCACCTCTAAAAACGCCGGCATGAACCACACATGACCCAGCTCACGGGAGTGAAGACCATTCGTCAGTGATGACCGATGAGTCATTCATTATCGCGGCGTGTAAACTGCGCGTCAGAACCACGCAATGCGTCACTTTGTGCTGCCTTCGCCCTGTCTTTAGAGGTGCTCTTGAAACCAACAGTCAGCCTACGGCGAGCGCAAAACCGCCCGTATCTTGACCGGAACGCCTATTCCGGTCAATACGGCAAAATGGTCAGTCATAAGCCGTACGTCAGTGATTTATCTGGGCTGCGGCAATTTCAAACAAACGTTTGTATTGGACCCTGAGAGTGGTGTAGATATAATGCGCCGCTTAAGAGAGACCCGCGTCTCATCCATTGTCGCTTTCGTCGCTTTTCGCGAAGGAAACAACGGATGCAACGCCAAACCTCCAATTAGAAAAAACCGTGAGCCTTGAGTAGGAGAGAGCCCCTGTGGAACGCGAATACATGGAATTCGACGTGGTCATCGTCGGCGCCGGCCCCGCTGGCCTGTCTGCCGCTTGCCGACTGAAACAGAAGGCCGCCGAAGCCGGTAAGGAAATCAGCGTCTGCGTGGTCGAAAAAGGCTCCGAGGTCGGTGCACACATCCTCTCCGGTGCGGTGTTCGAGCCCCGCGCCCTGAACGAATTGTTCCCGGACTGGAAAGAACTCGGCGCCCCGTTGAACACGCCTGTAGTGCGCGATGACATTTATGTCCTGAGAAACGCCGAGGCCGCGAGCAAAATCCCTGACTTCTTCGTGCCCAAGACCATGCACAACGAAGGCAACTATATTATTTCCCTGGGCAACCTGTGCCGCTGGCTGGCCCAGCAGGCCGAGAACCTGGGCGTGGAAATCTACCCGGGTTTCGCCGCCCAGGAAGCGTTGTTCGACGAGAACGGCGTGGTGCGCGGGATCATCACCGGCGACCTGGGTGTCGACCGCGAAGGCAACCCGAAGGAAGGCCTCTATACCCCTGGCATGGAACTGCGTGGCAAATACACGCTGTTCGCCGAAGGCTGCCGTGGCCACATCGGCAAGCAACTGATCAAGCGCTTTAACCTGGACAGCGAGGCCGACGCCCAGCACTACGGCATCGGCCTGAAGGAAATCTGGGAAATCGACCCGGCCAAGCATCAACCCGGCCTGGTGGTGCACACCGCCGGCTGGCCGCTGGACATCATGGGCACCGAGAACACCGGCGGTTCCTTCCTCTATCACCTGGAAAACAACCAGGTGGTGGTCGGCCTGATCGTCGACCTGTCCTACAGCAACACGTTCCTGTCGCCGTTCGACGAGTTCCAGCGCCTCAAGCATCACCCAGTGCTCAAGCAGTACCTGGAAGGTGGCAAGCGTGTCAGCTATGGCGCCCGAGCCATCTGCAAGGGCGGCCTGAATTCGCTGCCGAAAATGGTCTTCAAGGGCGGCGCGCTGATCGGTTGCGACCTCGGCACCCTGAACTTCGCCAAGATCAAGGGCAGCCACACGGCCATGAAGTCCGGCATGCTCGCTGCCGAGGCCGTGGCCGATCGTCTGTTTGCCGAGTCCGAAGGCGGTGATGAACTGACCGCCTACGTCGACAGCTTCAAGAACAGCTGGCTGTATGAAGAGCTGTTCGCCAGCCGCAACTTCGGCCCGGCGATCCACAAATACGGCGCCATCATCGGCGGCGGTTTCAACTGGATCGACCAGAACATCTTTGGCGGCAAAATACCGCTCACCCTGCACGACACCAAGCCCGACTACGCCTGCCTCAAGCTGGCAGCCGATTGCAAGAAAATCGACTACCCGAAACCGGACGGCAAGATCAGCTTCGACAAACTCAGCTCGGTGTTCATCTCCGGTACCAACCACGAAGAAGAACAGCCCTGCCACCTGAAGCTGACCGACCCGAGCATCCCGATCAGCAAGAACCTGCCGCTGTACGACGAACCGGCCCAGCGCTACTGCCCGGCCGGCGTGTACGAAGTGGTGACCAAGGAAGACGGTGAGAAACGCTTCCAGATCAACGCCCAGAACTGCGTGCACTGCAAGACCTGTGACATCAAGGACCCTTCGCAGAACATCACTTGGGTGTCACCGGAAGGCGCTGGCGGACCGACTTACCCGAACATGTAAGCCGTTGCGCTGAACATAAAGGCTCCCGCAATGGGGGCCTTTTTGTTGCCTGCCATCGAAGAAACACCGCTGCCCGATGTGGGAGCGAGCAAGCCCGCTCCCACAAGAAATTTCAGAGACTCAGGCAGCGCGCTCTTCCCCGGGGTTGCGCTCGAAGTAGCGCTTGTACTCCCGACTGAACTGCGACGAGCTCTGATACCCCACCTGGTGGGCGACCTGGGCCACGCCCATGCCCTCGATGAGCAGCAGCCGTTGGGCCTTGAGCAAGCGCAAGCGCTTGAGGTACTGCACGGGCGACAGCAAGGTGCTGCGCTTGAAATGCTCGTGGAAGGTCGAAGCGCTCATGTTCGCGCAACTGGCCAAGGTCTCGACGTTCAGCGGCTCGGTGAAGTGCGCATGCAAATGGCTCAGGGCCGCGGCAATCCGGGCGAACTGGCCTTGCTGCTCCACCAGCGCCCGCAGCACATCGGCCTGGGGCCCGCGCAACGCGACGAACAGCAACTCCCGCAGCCGCGCCTGGCCCATGACCTGGCATTCCAGTGGATCGTGCAGGCAGCGCAGCAAGCGTTCGACACACCCACGCATGGCGTCATCGAGCACGGCGCAGGTCATCGATTCCGGTGTCTGGGGCGCCAGGCTCCGCCCCGGCACCAGCCCCATGGCCAGCACCAGTTCCCCCAACATCGCCCGATCGATCGCAACGGAAACTCCAAGCAGCGGAGCATTGGGCATGGCGTAGGTTTCGCATTCGAACGGCACCGGCAAGGCCTGGATCAGATAGTGCCCGGCACCATATTCCATAGTGCGCGGCCCCAGGTACGCCAACTTGCTGCCCTGGGCGATGATCACCAGACTCGGCTCGTAGAGCTGCGGACCACGGGCGACGTCCTGGCTGGCGCGAAGCGCTTGCACGCCGGGCAGTCGCGTAGGGACGAAACCGTCGCGGGTCGCCAGGGGTTCTATCAGTGAAACCAGCGTGGCGTTGGCATCGAGATGACGGGTCAACAACATGGGCGAAAACTTCACGAAAAAAGGGATGAAACCATCATCGCAGCTCTGACGCCACAGAGGATCAAATCCTGGCCAAGACCGGAGGATTAGGCATGACAGGCGGAGGAATCGCCATCGCCGCCGGCCGCCAGGACTCCCAGAATGAACCCCTCACCGTTCACAGCTTAGCGAGGTCCATCATGTACACAGCCATCGGATATGCCGCTCAATCGGCCACCACTCCCCTCGCCCCCATGAAGTTCGAGCGTCGCAGCCCGCGAGCCGACGATGTGGCGATCGACATTCTCTACTGCGGCGTCTGCCATTCCGACATCCACCAGGCCCGCAATGAATGGGGCATCGCCGTTTACCCGCTGATGCCCGGCCATGAAATCATCGGCAAAGTCACCGCCGTCGGTGCGAATGTCACCCGCTATAAAGCAGGCGACCTGGTCGGTGTGGGCTGCATGGTCGACTCCTGCCGCGAGTGCGAAGCCTGCCGCGCTGACTTGGAACAATACTGTTTCGAAGGCATGACCCAGACCTACGCCAGCCCGGACCGCGTGAGTGGCGGCCACACCATGGGCGGTTACTCCAACAGCATAGTAGTCAGCGAGCACTTTGTGCTGCGCATTCCGGCAGCACTCGACCCGGCCAGCGCCGCGCCACTTCTCTGCGCCGGCATCACCACCTACTCGCCCCTCAAGCACTACGGCGTGAAGGCTGGCGACAAGGTTGGCGTGCTGGGCATGGGCGGCCTGGGCCACATGGGCATCAAGTTCGCCAAGGCCATGGGCGCAGAAGTGACGTTGTTCACCCGCTCGGCGAGCAAGGCTGAAGAAGCCCGTCGCCAGGGCGCGGACCATGTGATCGTGTCCACCGACACCGAACAGATGGCCGCCGCAGCCGGACGATTCCACTTCCTGCTGGACACCATTCCGGTGCAGCACGACCTCAATCCCTACCTCGACACGCTGCGCTTCGACGGCGTACACATCATCGTAGGCCTGGTCGAACCGGTCGAACCGCCTGTACATGCGGCAAAACTGATCATGGGTCGCCGTGTCCTGGCCGGCTCGCTGATCGGCGGTGTCGCGGAAACCCAAGAGGTGCTGGATTTCTGCGCCGAACACCACATCAGCTGCGACATTGAAATGCTCGACATCCGCCAGATCAACGAGGCCTACAGCCGCATGATCGCCGGGGATGTGAAGTACCGCTTCGTCATCGACATGGCCACGCTCAAGGCCTGACGTTCGTCAAACCTTGGCGCCCAGTTCCGCCGACAGCCGGGCTGTGACCCCTTTGACCAGGGGAATCAGCTCGGCCATCTTTTCCAGCGGCATGTACGGCACGGTGCTGGCGATACTGATACCGGCGACGATGCGCTTGCCGGCGTCACGGATCGGCGCCGCTACACAGCGAATCGACGGCTCGTTGTCCTCCAGGTCGAAGGCATAACCCCCCGCCACATATTCAACCATCCGTTGCTGGAACTGCTCCCAGGATTGCTCTTGATGCTGGGGCCAGAACTGATTCTTCCCACCGGCTGGCAGGCTGATTTCATACAGCCGCTTCCATTGTTCCTGAGTGTCATCGAGCATCAGCGCCTTGCCGATCCCGGTGCGCGCCAACGGCATGCGATGGCCTACGCGCGAGCGCATTTCCGGGCCGTTGCGCCCTGGGTTCTTCAACAGATACAAGACTTCGTCACCTTCGCGAATCGCCAGGTGAACGGTGTCCCCGGTGAGCGCCGACAGCTCGTCCAGATACGGCCCCGCCAGGCTCACCAATGGCAACTCTTCCCGGGCCTGAAAGCCCAGCTCGATCAATTTCGGCCCCAGCAGGTAGCCCACTTGCGGCATCACGCGCAGATAACGTTCGTCCACCAGGCAACTGGCCAGGCGATGGGTGGTGCTGCGGGTGGTGCCGATCAGCCGGGCGATTTCCTTCAAGTCGCGGGCGCCGCTGGCGACCGCCTGGACCACACCCAGACCACGCAACAATGTCTGCGTGCCTGTGGGCGCGGCGTCCTTGGTGATTTTTGGATCGTCTTGCTGCATAGCCGGCCTTCAACAGTGAGCGGGGAACGGGCGGCATTATGGTCGCCCGCCCCGTCGGACTACAACTCGATGCGCTCGACCTTCCCGACCAGCAGAATGTAGGACAGCGCGCCAGCCAGTGCCAGAACAGCGATATAGGTGATGGCCGGGGCAAACGAATCGCCGCTGGCGAGAAAGCCTATGACGATCGGCGTGGCGATGGCCGCCAGGTTGCCGATGAGGTTGAACACCCCTCCCGTCAGCCCGAGCAACCGCGCCGGCGCCAAGGTGGAGACCAGCGACCAGGTGATCGACGCCAGGCCATTGCCGAAGAACGCCAGGGCCAGGAAGGCGATCACCAGCGGCGTCGACTCGACAAAGTTGGCGCCGATGATCGAGGTCGAGATCAGCAACCCGCCAATGATCGGCAGCTTGCGCGCAAACCCCACGGTGGCGCCGCGCCGAATCAACCAGTCGGAGAAGAACCCGGAGCACAGCACGCCGACAAACGCCGCGAGGAACGGCAACGACGCCAGCAGGCCGGACTTGATGAAGTCCATGCCGCGATATTTCACCAGGTAGGTCGGGAACCACGTCAGGAAAAACCACAGCGTGGAGTTGAGGCAGAACTGCCCCAGGTAAATGCCCCATAACTTGCGCTGGGTCAGGACAGTCCCCAGGTCGGTCCAGCTGAATTTCGCCTTGGCCTTGGCGGTATCGGCCTGGATATCCACCAACCCGCCGCCTTCGCGGATCAGTTCGATTTCGGCGGCGTTGGCGCCTTTGAAATCCCGTGGCTCGCGATACACCGCGTACCAGATCGCCGCCCAGAGAATGCCCACCGCGCCCGTGGCGACAAACACCATGTGCCAACCGAAGGTGTGTTGCAGCCAGGCCAATACCGGGGTCAGGAAAGCCAGCCCGACAAACTGCCCGGAGGTGTAGAAACCGATGGCCGTGGCCCGCTCGCGCTCAGGAAACCAGGTGGTGACCACGCGGCTGTTGATCGGATAAGCCGGTGCTTCCAGGGCACCGACCGCCATGCGCAGCACGAACAACGCGATGAAACTGGCGGCAAAACCCAGCATCACCGTGGCCACCGACCACAACAGCAGTGCCACGCTGTACAGAATGCGCGGCGGCACCCGGTCCACCAGCCAGCCACCGGGGATCTGCATGGCGGCGTAGGTCCAGCCGAATGCCGAGAAAATCAGCCCGACGTGGATCGGATCGATGCCCAGGTCGCTGGTCAATGCCGGGGCGGCGATCGAGAGGTTGCTGCGGTCCAGGTAATTGATCACCACGGTGATGAACAGCAGGACCATGATGAAAAAACGCTTGCGGCTGGGCGTCACCAACGACGCCTGCGCGCTCAGGGTGTGCGCTTGCATGTGAGGTGCCTCTTTTTATATTTGTCGAATACGGCAAGGATTGAGCAAGACCCTGTGGGAGCAAGGCTTGCCCGCGATGCAGACGATGCGTTTTCCAGTCGGGCCGCGTCATCGTTCATCGCGGGCAAGCCTTGCTCCCACAGGATTGCTTTGCTCCCATGGGGTGATCAGGCGTAAATCACCACTCGGCAAAACTGCCATCGGCATGGCGCCAGATCGGGTTGCGCCAGCGGTGGCCGATGGCCGCGCGTTCGATGACGTACTCTTCGTTGATCTCGATGCCCAGGCCCGGGCCATTCGGGATCTTCACAAAGCCCTTGTCGTAGTCGAACACCTGCGGATCCTTGATGTAATCCAGCAAATCGTTGCTCTCGTTGTAGTGGATCCCCAGGCTCTGCTCCTGGATGAACGCGTTGTAGCAGACCGCATCCAGTTGCAGGCACGCTGCCAGGGCGATGGGGCCCAGCGGGCAGTGCAGCGCCAGCGCCACGTCGTAGGCCTCGGCCATGTTGGCGATCTTGCGGGTTTCGGTGATACCGCCGGCGTGGGACGCATCCGGCTGGATGATGTCCACGTAGCCTTCGCTGAGTACACGCTTGAAGTCCCAGCGCGAGAACAACCGCTCGCCCAGGGCAATCGGGGTGCTGGTCAGCGGCGCCAATTCCTTGAGGGCTTCGTAGTTTTCGCTGAGCACCGGCTCTTCGATGAACATCAGCTTGTAGGGGTCGAGTTCCTTCATCAGGACCTTGGCCATCGGCTTGTGCACCCGGCCGTGGAAGTCCACGCCAATGCCGACGTTTGGCCCCACTGCGTCGCGCACCGCCGCGACGTTGGCCAGGGCCAGGTCGACTTTTTCATAGGTGTCGAGAAACTGCAGCTCTTCGGTGCCGTTCATCTTCACCGCCGTGAAGCCCCGCGCCACGGCTTCTTTCGCCGCGCGAGCGGTGTCTGCCGGCCGGTCGCCGCCGATCCACGAATACACTCGAATCTTGTCGCGCACCTGGCCGCCCAGCAGGTCGCTGACCGACACACCCAGGGCCTTGCCCTTGATGTCCCACAACGCCTGGTCGATACCGGCCAGGGCACTCATGTGAATGGCCCCGCCGCGGTAGAAGCCGCCGCGATAGAGCACGGTCCAGATGTCCTCGATATTGCGTGGGTCTTTGCCGATCAGGTAGTCGGACAATTCCTCGACAGCCGCCGCCACCGTGTGGGCACGGCCCTCGACCACGGGCTCGCCCCAACCGGTCACGCCCTCGTCGGTCTCGACCTTGAGGAAGCACCAGCGCGGCGGAACGATAAACGTGGTCAGTTTGGTGATTTTCATCTTGTTGTCTCTCTTGTCAGATGCAGCGCACGGGGCGCTGGAAAAGTCTTCAGTTCAAGGCATTCCATGCGGCCACGTAGGCCTTGGCGCGCACCGCCACTTCATCCGCTGTCAGGCCCGGCTTGAACAGCCCGGAACCGAGGCCGAAACCCTTGACGCCGGCTTCGACGAACACCGCCATGTTCTCTGGGGTGATCCCGCCCACCGGCACCAACACGGTCCCGGCCGGCAGCACCGCAAGCCAAGCCTTGACCACCGCCGGGCCCATTTGCTCGGCGGGGAACATCTTCAGTACATGGGCGCCTTCGGCCAGCGCGGCAAAGGCTTCGGTGGGCGTGGCGACGCCTGGCGACAGGTACAAGCCCGCCGCTTTCGCCGCACGCAGCACCTTCGGATCACTGTGAGGCATGACGATCACTTGGCCGCCAGCGGCTTTCACCTGCTCGACCTGTTCCGGCGTGAGCACGGTACCGGCACCGATCAGGCAATCGGCGGGCAAGGTACTGCGCAGGATGCGAATGCTTTCGTACGGCTCGGGGGAATTGAGCGGCACTTCGATGACGCGAAATCCGGCGCCGTACAGGACTTCGCCGATGGCCGCCGCCTCTTCGGGACGCAGACCACGCAGGATCGCGATCAGCCCGTTGTGCGCCAGTGCTTGTGTGAGCATGTCAGACCTCCAGTCAGGTTCAGGGGGCGGTGGAATCGAGCAACCCGGCCGCCACGGCCAGTTGCCACAAACCGCGTTCGGTGGCCTGTTCGGCCAGGATCACCCGGGCGAAGCCGCAGGCGTCGAGGGCCCGTTGATAACGGACACAGAGTTGAGAGTTGCCGATCAGCACCACTGTCGGCAGATGGAGGCTGTCACGTCGTCGACGCTGCACCTCGGCCAGCGCCGCCA encodes:
- a CDS encoding electron transfer flavoprotein subunit beta/FixA family protein, whose amino-acid sequence is MKVLVAVKRVVDYNVKVRVKADNSGVDLANVKMSMNPFCEIAVEEAVRLKEKGVATEIVVVSIGPTTAQEQLRTALALGADRAILVESAEDLTSLAVAKLLKAVVDKEQPSLVILGKQAIDSDNNQTGQMLAALSGYGQGTFASKVEVSGDSVAVTREIDGGAQTVSLKLPAIVTTDLRLNEPRYASLPNIMKAKKKPLEVLTPDALGVSTASTNKTLKVEAPAARSAGIKVKSVAELVEKLKNEAKVI
- a CDS encoding AraC family transcriptional regulator produces the protein MLLTRHLDANATLVSLIEPLATRDGFVPTRLPGVQALRASQDVARGPQLYEPSLVIIAQGSKLAYLGPRTMEYGAGHYLIQALPVPFECETYAMPNAPLLGVSVAIDRAMLGELVLAMGLVPGRSLAPQTPESMTCAVLDDAMRGCVERLLRCLHDPLECQVMGQARLRELLFVALRGPQADVLRALVEQQGQFARIAAALSHLHAHFTEPLNVETLASCANMSASTFHEHFKRSTLLSPVQYLKRLRLLKAQRLLLIEGMGVAQVAHQVGYQSSSQFSREYKRYFERNPGEERAA
- a CDS encoding DUF4398 domain-containing protein; protein product: MTIRPLFAALAVLALAGCAADPAPNEQIRLTEQALEQARAVGATADEVPELKLAEEKFARAKSNMADESYKKARMRAEQAELDARLAEAKVLTLKSQEQLNVLDTRIKRLRKQLREDAQ
- a CDS encoding substrate-binding periplasmic protein, giving the protein MDLSRLAGWSLLWTLALVPGLSVAAGKCERLIATGSPDAPPYLWQDPQDPKHLIGAGADLLAHVAQELGIKIELLYAGKRAQALDEVRSGRMDLLTDAPLTTSGLEVMDYVHPPLLENDHLVWTRKDSTLVINQPTDLHGHPGALSEKARMTQGFGVFAEQQLSLVRTPNLTQAFQKLLLGEVEYVLAGRYSGLAMAQTLGMANDLQAAPQPVDKPGLFLAISHNSACNDPWLRGQLAQKMTELAASGLVEAVLQRNLERWNTQLQPSVSAPKQ
- a CDS encoding OmpA family protein, encoding MKHSHVLGGLVLAGLASLYGCAGQRSEAALEQASTDFQKVKEDANVLRAAPRDVIRAGESLARADRLSSYWGSGEDVQHYAYLSQRYSAIAREHSNQVLNEERAAKLELERQRLQLALRESKLLSVQQQGKWLEEQIMAMATTQTDRGLVMTLGDVLFDTGEAELKSSANRVVLKIVQFLQLNPKRVVRIEGYTDSTGGKQENLKLSRDRAQAVADVLVDLGIDEKRIQVEGYGDQYPVDVNASERGRAQNRRVEIVFSDEKGQLGAAR
- a CDS encoding electron transfer flavoprotein-ubiquinone oxidoreductase, translated to MEREYMEFDVVIVGAGPAGLSAACRLKQKAAEAGKEISVCVVEKGSEVGAHILSGAVFEPRALNELFPDWKELGAPLNTPVVRDDIYVLRNAEAASKIPDFFVPKTMHNEGNYIISLGNLCRWLAQQAENLGVEIYPGFAAQEALFDENGVVRGIITGDLGVDREGNPKEGLYTPGMELRGKYTLFAEGCRGHIGKQLIKRFNLDSEADAQHYGIGLKEIWEIDPAKHQPGLVVHTAGWPLDIMGTENTGGSFLYHLENNQVVVGLIVDLSYSNTFLSPFDEFQRLKHHPVLKQYLEGGKRVSYGARAICKGGLNSLPKMVFKGGALIGCDLGTLNFAKIKGSHTAMKSGMLAAEAVADRLFAESEGGDELTAYVDSFKNSWLYEELFASRNFGPAIHKYGAIIGGGFNWIDQNIFGGKIPLTLHDTKPDYACLKLAADCKKIDYPKPDGKISFDKLSSVFISGTNHEEEQPCHLKLTDPSIPISKNLPLYDEPAQRYCPAGVYEVVTKEDGEKRFQINAQNCVHCKTCDIKDPSQNITWVSPEGAGGPTYPNM
- a CDS encoding electron transfer flavoprotein subunit alpha/FixB family protein, producing the protein MTILVIAEHDNKALAPATLNTVAAAAKIGGDIHVLVAGQGAGAVAEAAAKIAGVAKVLSADNAAYAHQLPENVAPLVAELGKGYSHILAAATSNGKNILPRVAAALDVDQISEIISVESADTFKRPIYAGNAIATVQSSAAVKVITVRATGFDPVAAEGGSAAVEAVGATHDAGISSFVNEELAKSDRPELTAAKIVVSGGRGMQNGDNFKHLYALADKLGAAVGASRAAVDAGFVPNDMQVGQTGKIVAPQLYIAVGISGAIQHLAGMKDSKVIVAINKDEEAPIFQVADYGLVADLFEAIPELEKLV